A DNA window from Hordeum vulgare subsp. vulgare chromosome 1H, MorexV3_pseudomolecules_assembly, whole genome shotgun sequence contains the following coding sequences:
- the LOC123410072 gene encoding dof zinc finger protein DOF1.6-like has translation MASPFLPGSSSSSASSPLSYLIPRQPPPSSVVAQGFSCGALVQQAGLYGGVGVSAAGGVEAVEVRQGGRHAGHPPLPRPPPRQCPRCRSANTKFCYYNNYSRKQPRYFCRACRRHWTEGGTLRDVPVGGGRKNRRNGGGGAKGGAKAPSTVTAEVSTAATTAIQGSGAGALAGAVDAFIPADILRQMLSQSASFTASGGGGGYGIDLSAWQQMTGAAAAPQGGSDVGEVGGTAPAADANCGTGAQYWSGWNLQDDMPGFDGTF, from the coding sequence ATGGCGTCGCCCTTTCTGCCcggctcttcttcctcttccgctTCGTCGCCCCTCTCTTACCTGATCCCTAGGCAGCCGCCGCCTTCCTCCGTCGTGGCGCAGGGCTTCTCGTGCGGCGCTCTGGTGCAGCAGGCCGGGCTGTACGGTGGCGTCGGCGTCAGCGCGGCTGGCGGCGTCGAGGCCGTGGAGGTGAGGCAGGGGGGCAGGCACGCGGGACACCCGCCGCTGCCGCGCCCGCCGCCGCGGCAGTGCCCGCGCTGCAGGTCGGCCAACACCaagttctgctactacaacaactacagccGCAAGCAGCCGCGGTACTTCTGCCGGGCGTGCCGCCGGCACTGGACCGAGGGCGGCACGCTCCGCGACGTGCCCGTCGGTGGCGGCCGCAAGAACAGGCGCAacggtgggggtggggctaagggCGGCGCCAAGGCCCCCTCCACCGTCACCGCGGAGGTGTCTACTGCGGCGACGACGGCTATCCAGGGCAGCGGTGCAGGCGCGCTGGCCGGCGCCGTCGACGCGTTCATCCCGGCCGACATCCTGAGGCAGATGCTGTCCCAGTCGGCAAGCTTTACGGCCAGcggcgggggcggcggctacgGCATCGACCTGAGCGCGTGGCAGCAAATGACCGGTGCCGCAGCAGCACCGCAGGGGGGCAGCGATGTTGGCGAGGTCGGAGGGACGGCTCCGGCGGCAGATGCCAACTGCGGCACAGGGGCGCAGTACTGGAGCGGATGGAACCTGCAAGATGACATGCCCGGATTCGACGGGACTTTCTAG